From the genome of Fusobacterium varium, one region includes:
- the pdxS gene encoding Pyridoxal biosynthesis lyase pdxS, producing MSRYDLNKNLAQMLKGGVIMDVTTAAEAKIAEEAGACAVMALERVPADIRKNGGVARMSDPKMIKEIQAAVSIPVMAKVRIGHFVEAQILEALEIDYIDESEVLTPADDRFHVDKTLFKVPFVCGSRNLGEALRRIAEGASMIRTKGEPGTGDVIEAVKHMRTLNEDIRKVVSSPESELYHIAKELEAPYDLVKYVHDNGKLPVVNFAAGGVATPADAALMMQLGCDGVFVGSGIFKSGDPAKRAAAIVKAVTNYNNPKILAEISEDLGEAMVGINVYSLTEDEKMAKRGW from the coding sequence ATGTCAAGATATGATTTGAATAAAAACCTAGCTCAAATGTTAAAAGGTGGAGTAATAATGGACGTAACTACAGCTGCTGAAGCGAAAATAGCAGAAGAGGCTGGTGCATGTGCAGTAATGGCTCTTGAAAGAGTTCCTGCTGATATAAGAAAAAATGGTGGAGTAGCAAGAATGTCAGACCCTAAAATGATAAAAGAAATACAAGCTGCTGTTTCTATTCCAGTAATGGCTAAAGTAAGAATAGGACATTTTGTAGAAGCTCAAATACTTGAAGCTCTTGAAATAGATTACATAGATGAAAGTGAAGTTCTTACTCCTGCAGATGATAGATTCCATGTTGACAAAACATTATTCAAAGTTCCATTTGTATGTGGTTCAAGAAATTTAGGTGAAGCTCTTAGAAGAATAGCTGAGGGAGCAAGTATGATAAGAACTAAGGGAGAACCAGGAACTGGAGATGTTATAGAAGCTGTTAAACATATGAGAACATTAAATGAAGATATCAGAAAAGTTGTATCTTCTCCTGAATCTGAACTTTATCATATTGCAAAAGAATTAGAAGCTCCTTATGACTTAGTAAAATATGTTCATGATAATGGAAAACTTCCTGTTGTTAACTTTGCTGCTGGTGGAGTTGCAACTCCTGCTGATGCTGCTCTTATGATGCAGCTTGGGTGTGATGGTGTCTTTGTTGGATCTGGAATATTCAAGTCTGGTGATCCTGCAAAAAGAGCTGCTGCTATAGTGAAAGCTGTTACTAACTATAACAATCCAAAAATTCTTGCTGAAATATCTGAAGATTTAGGAGAAGCAATGGTAGGAATTAATGTTTACTCTCTCACAGAAGATGAAAAAATGGCTAAAAGAGGTTGGTAG
- the ydcR_1 gene encoding Uncharacterized HTH-type transcriptional regulator ydcR, which produces MEIELSRENGEKIYLQLYSKLKEMIENGEIKGKIFSIRELAKSLKVSISTVVKAYEQLEKNDYIYLRGGSGAYVKYSREKKLYLEDHMENEIFKYGYFNSEYRIDFSTASPNADFFPIEELKKAINYILDRDGGKALLYENPQGYIELRKTIKRELKNEGIDVEIKDIQIMSGAQQGIDILSKTLIYPGDIVVTEDPAYKGAIVSFKNNGAKVERISIKKDGLDIKELENILKRDKIKFIYTAATFHNPTGISISEKKRIELLKLAEKYDFYIVEDDCSSDIFFDDKK; this is translated from the coding sequence ATGGAAATAGAGTTATCTAGAGAGAATGGAGAAAAAATATATCTTCAGCTTTATTCTAAACTAAAAGAAATGATAGAAAATGGAGAGATAAAAGGAAAAATATTTTCTATAAGAGAACTTGCTAAAAGTTTAAAAGTGAGTATTTCTACAGTAGTGAAAGCATATGAGCAATTGGAAAAAAATGATTATATATATCTTAGAGGTGGCAGTGGTGCATATGTAAAATATAGTAGAGAAAAAAAGCTCTATTTGGAAGATCATATGGAAAATGAGATATTTAAATATGGTTATTTTAATTCTGAATATAGAATAGATTTTTCTACTGCATCACCTAATGCTGATTTTTTTCCCATTGAAGAGTTAAAAAAAGCAATTAATTATATTTTAGACAGAGATGGAGGAAAGGCACTTCTTTATGAAAATCCTCAAGGATACATTGAACTTCGTAAAACTATAAAAAGAGAATTGAAAAATGAAGGGATAGATGTAGAAATAAAAGATATTCAAATAATGTCAGGAGCACAGCAAGGAATAGATATACTAAGCAAAACATTGATATATCCAGGAGATATTGTAGTTACAGAAGATCCAGCATATAAAGGAGCTATTGTAAGTTTTAAAAATAATGGAGCAAAAGTAGAACGAATATCTATAAAAAAAGATGGACTTGATATAAAAGAACTTGAAAATATTCTTAAAAGAGATAAAATAAAATTTATATATACAGCAGCTACTTTTCATAATCCAACAGGAATATCAATATCAGAAAAAAAGAGAATTGAACTTTTAAAATTAGCAGAAAAGTATGATTTTTACATTGTAGAAGATGACTGTAGCTCAGATATATTTTTTGATGATAAAAAATAA
- the lysN_2 gene encoding 2-aminoadipate transaminase, translating into MPGFRLGFMIVPEKIANSVLAGKYSSDISNSGLNQRVFQYFLENGIWNRHIEKSRKEFHKKQKYMYSKLKKIENIKINKPKGGMCFWIELPKEITGEAVYMKLAKRGVGILPGVVFSEKSYNYIRLSFAQCNEKEIDEGIEILGKVIDELR; encoded by the coding sequence ATGCCAGGGTTTAGATTAGGATTTATGATAGTTCCAGAAAAAATAGCAAATTCTGTATTAGCAGGGAAATATTCAAGTGATATATCTAATTCAGGGTTAAACCAAAGAGTTTTTCAATATTTTTTAGAAAATGGTATTTGGAATAGACATATAGAAAAATCTAGAAAAGAATTTCATAAGAAGCAAAAATATATGTATAGCAAGCTAAAGAAAATAGAGAATATAAAAATTAATAAGCCAAAAGGTGGTATGTGTTTTTGGATAGAACTGCCAAAAGAAATAACAGGAGAAGCTGTATATATGAAGCTTGCTAAAAGAGGTGTTGGAATTTTACCTGGAGTGGTTTTTTCAGAAAAATCATATAACTATATAAGGTTAAGTTTTGCACAATGTAATGAAAAAGAGATAGATGAAGGTATAGAAATATTAGGAAAAGTAATTGATGAATTAAGATGA
- the cysZ gene encoding putative sulfate transport protein CysZ, with the protein MKSIKLVLASFSDSFRIINEAKLKKYYFLPGIIGIFLFIVLMLLANLLSFGIMNSLESIFELEKYHALISILIRIIIWIVAVFFYYLVYKSLLLLFLSPILGYVSERVDSHLTGKKYDFTIKDNMRFLMRGAEIGFRSFIKQLIGTCVIMLLSFLFPINLSIPLLIFLLQGYFTGFSFMDYTLERYKFSPKESLEFLKKKRVYSLLCGSIFTLLFFIPFIGIFLAPLVTCVATTKVTLELIERDKAPEIID; encoded by the coding sequence ATGAAAAGTATAAAACTTGTGCTTGCTTCCTTTTCAGATTCTTTCAGAATCATCAATGAGGCTAAATTAAAAAAATATTATTTTCTTCCAGGGATCATTGGTATTTTTCTTTTTATAGTTTTGATGCTTCTGGCAAATTTACTTTCATTTGGAATAATGAATTCGCTTGAATCAATATTTGAATTGGAAAAATATCATGCTTTAATTTCTATTCTTATTAGAATAATAATATGGATAGTAGCAGTTTTCTTTTATTATCTAGTTTATAAATCATTACTGTTATTATTTTTATCTCCTATATTGGGATATGTATCTGAAAGGGTAGACAGTCATCTTACAGGAAAAAAATATGATTTTACAATTAAAGACAATATGAGATTTTTAATGAGAGGTGCTGAAATTGGATTTAGAAGTTTTATTAAACAGCTTATTGGAACATGTGTTATTATGCTGTTAAGTTTTCTTTTTCCTATAAATTTATCCATACCTCTGCTTATATTTTTACTTCAGGGGTATTTTACAGGATTTTCATTTATGGATTATACTTTAGAAAGATATAAATTTTCTCCTAAAGAAAGTCTTGAGTTTCTGAAAAAAAAGAGAGTTTATTCCCTATTATGTGGAAGTATATTTACCCTTCTGTTTTTTATCCCTTTTATAGGTATATTTTTAGCTCCCCTTGTTACTTGTGTAGCTACTACTAAAGTAACTTTGGAACTGATAGAAAGGGATAAAGCTCCAGAAATAATAGATTAA
- the cobC_1 gene encoding Alpha-ribazole phosphatase: MEIYFIRHGETLWNTLKIFQGSSDSPLTELGISQAERLAEKLKDIEFTDFYSSPMGRTIQTTKIIMGNRKQEIKFIDEFKEISMGDIEGMPRAEFEEKYPKEFYDFFNNPVDYDPKIYHGENYYQVIERVKKGLDKLLSYLNNNDRVVVVTHGVTLKALFHIITKEKMELLGAAKVPQNTSVSIVKYENGKFDVEVFSDTSHLD, from the coding sequence ATGGAAATTTATTTTATCAGACATGGAGAAACACTATGGAACACTTTAAAAATATTTCAAGGAAGTTCTGATTCTCCACTTACAGAATTAGGAATATCACAAGCTGAAAGACTTGCAGAAAAACTTAAAGATATTGAATTTACAGACTTTTATTCTTCACCAATGGGAAGAACTATCCAAACAACAAAAATTATTATGGGAAACAGAAAACAGGAAATAAAATTTATAGATGAATTCAAAGAAATCTCTATGGGTGATATTGAAGGAATGCCTCGTGCAGAATTTGAAGAAAAGTATCCAAAAGAATTTTATGACTTTTTTAATAATCCTGTAGATTATGATCCAAAAATTTATCATGGAGAAAATTATTATCAAGTAATTGAAAGAGTAAAAAAAGGATTGGATAAGCTTTTATCGTATCTTAATAACAACGATAGAGTTGTGGTTGTTACTCATGGTGTAACTTTAAAAGCTCTATTCCATATTATAACTAAAGAAAAAATGGAGTTATTAGGAGCTGCTAAAGTTCCACAAAACACAAGTGTTTCAATAGTAAAATATGAAAATGGCAAATTTGATGTTGAAGTTTTTTCTGATACATCGCATTTGGACTAA